In Candidatus Eisenbacteria bacterium, one genomic interval encodes:
- a CDS encoding MerR family transcriptional regulator → MLSRRDRMEAAISKHLKVGDLARQTGKSVRALRLYEELDLLHPVARSNGGFRLYDDSALRRIRWIELLQEAGLSLHQIQSLLKAWHGSRYGPEAMDVVRETFQKKLAETREAITRHEALARELEGTLEYLRTCQVCRPPRTTQQDCPHCPEDHGMKEEPALVAGFHTDPGRSERIVLPIAPEIP, encoded by the coding sequence ATGTTGAGCAGGAGGGATCGTATGGAAGCCGCTATTTCGAAGCATCTCAAGGTCGGAGACCTGGCAAGGCAGACCGGGAAGTCGGTCCGGGCGCTCAGGCTTTACGAGGAGCTCGATCTGCTCCATCCGGTGGCGCGCAGCAACGGGGGCTTTCGGCTCTACGACGACTCCGCCCTCAGGCGAATCCGGTGGATCGAGCTCTTGCAGGAAGCTGGGCTCTCGCTCCATCAGATTCAAAGCCTGCTCAAGGCCTGGCACGGGAGCCGGTACGGACCCGAGGCCATGGACGTCGTGCGCGAGACGTTCCAGAAAAAGCTCGCGGAAACGCGTGAGGCGATCACCCGGCACGAGGCGCTCGCGCGCGAGCTGGAAGGAACGCTCGAGTACCTGCGCACCTGCCAGGTGTGCCGGCCGCCGCGGACGACACAGCAAGACTGCCCGCATTGCCCCGAGGATCACGGCATGAAGGAAGAGCCGGCGCTCGTCGCCGGTTTCCATACCGACCCGGGCCGGTCCGAAAGGATCGTGCTCCCTATCGCGCCGGAGATCCCATGA